The following proteins are co-located in the Clavibacter capsici genome:
- the hemW gene encoding radical SAM family heme chaperone HemW: protein MPSALPLADPAPADGLLPASAADGADARAFGVYLHVPFCRVRCGYCDFNTYTAPELRGVRQSDYASQAVQEVRFAGSALRASGVPVRPASTVFLGGGTPTLLPVEDLVRMLDAVRATWGLADGAEVTTEANPDSVDEAYLAALAAGGFTRVSFGMQSAVPRVLATLERTHDPARIAPVVRGARAAGLEVSLDLIYGTPGETIDDWRASLEQAIAQEPDHLSAYALIVEPGTKLARQIRRGDVPEPDEDLQADMYELADRMLGEAGYEWYEVSNWARGGRRSRHNLAYWQGHDWWGVGPGAHSHVGGVRWWNVKHPAAYADRVLAGASPGAGRETLDDATREVERVLLGARIRDGLAIATLTAEGRRQVAGLIADGLVDPRAALAGTLVLTLQGRLLADAVVRRLLED, encoded by the coding sequence ATGCCGTCCGCCCTGCCCCTCGCCGATCCCGCCCCCGCCGACGGGCTGCTGCCGGCCTCCGCGGCCGACGGCGCGGACGCGCGCGCCTTCGGCGTGTACCTGCACGTCCCGTTCTGCCGCGTGCGCTGCGGGTACTGCGACTTCAACACCTACACGGCGCCCGAGCTCCGCGGGGTGAGGCAGTCGGACTACGCGTCGCAGGCCGTGCAGGAGGTGCGCTTCGCGGGATCCGCGCTCCGGGCCTCCGGCGTCCCCGTCCGTCCCGCCTCCACCGTCTTCCTCGGCGGCGGCACGCCCACGCTCCTCCCGGTCGAGGACCTGGTGCGGATGCTCGACGCCGTGCGCGCGACGTGGGGCCTCGCCGACGGCGCCGAGGTCACGACCGAGGCGAACCCCGACAGCGTCGACGAGGCCTACCTCGCGGCGCTCGCCGCGGGCGGCTTCACGCGCGTGTCCTTCGGGATGCAGTCGGCCGTGCCGCGCGTGCTCGCCACGCTCGAGCGCACCCACGATCCCGCGCGCATCGCGCCCGTCGTCCGCGGCGCCCGGGCCGCGGGCCTCGAGGTGAGCCTGGACCTGATCTACGGCACGCCGGGGGAGACCATCGACGACTGGCGCGCCTCGCTCGAGCAGGCGATCGCCCAGGAGCCCGACCACCTGTCCGCGTACGCGCTCATCGTCGAGCCGGGCACGAAGCTCGCGCGGCAGATCCGCCGCGGGGACGTGCCGGAGCCCGACGAGGACCTCCAGGCCGACATGTACGAGCTGGCCGACCGCATGCTCGGCGAGGCGGGCTACGAGTGGTACGAGGTGAGCAACTGGGCGCGCGGAGGACGCCGCAGCCGGCACAACCTCGCGTACTGGCAGGGCCACGACTGGTGGGGCGTCGGCCCCGGTGCGCACAGCCACGTCGGCGGCGTCCGCTGGTGGAACGTCAAGCACCCGGCCGCCTACGCCGACCGCGTGCTCGCCGGCGCGTCGCCCGGAGCGGGTCGCGAGACGCTCGACGACGCCACCCGCGAGGTGGAGCGCGTGCTCCTCGGCGCGCGCATCCGCGACGGCCTGGCCATCGCCACCCTCACCGCGGAGGGGCGTCGCCAGGTGGCGGGGCTCATCGCGGACGGCCTGGTGGATCCGCGGGCTGCCCTCGCCGGCACGCTCGTGCTCACGCTGCAGGGGCGCCTGCTGGCCGACGCCGTCGTGCGCCGGCTGCTGGAGGACTAG
- a CDS encoding VOC family protein, producing the protein MSARIRHVAIDCLDPYALSLFWAGVTGFEEDPDEPNRPGDDAAWLGDPVSGLGIILQRADTPKAGKNRVHLDLAPDDRTRDEEVERVRGIGAALVADRRNADGSGWVVLADPEGNEFCVERSDAEREAGDEVGAVVL; encoded by the coding sequence ATGAGCGCCCGGATCCGGCACGTCGCGATCGACTGCCTCGACCCGTACGCGCTCTCCCTCTTCTGGGCGGGCGTGACGGGCTTCGAGGAGGATCCCGACGAGCCGAACCGCCCCGGCGACGACGCCGCGTGGCTCGGCGACCCCGTCTCCGGGCTCGGCATCATCCTGCAGCGGGCGGACACGCCGAAGGCCGGCAAGAACCGGGTCCACCTCGACCTCGCGCCTGACGACCGGACGCGCGACGAGGAGGTCGAGCGCGTCCGCGGCATCGGCGCCGCGCTCGTGGCCGACCGGAGGAACGCGGACGGCAGCGGCTGGGTCGTCCTCGCGGATCCCGAGGGCAACGAGTTCTGCGTGGAGCGCAGCGACGCCGAGCGCGAGGCCGGCGACGAGGTGGGCGCCGTCGTCCTCTGA
- a CDS encoding DUF4870 domain-containing protein gives MSAPDSHPYGAPAPLTPSEDRLWASLTHFLAILIVPTFIVWLVFRERGRFTDQEGKEATNWTINVAGALVVLNVLQAIFVVIPILGLLISLLLGLAIFAVVVVNIVFAIIGGTRVQSGRPYRYPLNIRWIK, from the coding sequence ATGTCCGCACCCGACTCCCACCCCTACGGCGCCCCGGCTCCGCTCACGCCGAGCGAGGACCGCCTCTGGGCGTCGCTCACGCACTTCCTCGCGATCCTCATCGTGCCGACCTTCATCGTCTGGCTGGTGTTCCGCGAGCGCGGTCGCTTCACGGACCAGGAGGGCAAGGAGGCGACCAACTGGACCATCAACGTGGCCGGCGCGCTCGTCGTCCTCAACGTGCTGCAGGCGATCTTCGTGGTCATCCCGATCCTCGGGCTCCTCATCAGCCTGCTGCTCGGCCTCGCCATCTTCGCGGTCGTCGTGGTCAACATCGTCTTCGCGATCATCGGCGGCACCCGCGTGCAGAGCGGCCGCCCGTACCGCTACCCGCTCAACATCCGGTGGATCAAGTAG